One segment of Natranaeroarchaeum aerophilus DNA contains the following:
- a CDS encoding DUF4382 domain-containing protein — translation MDRRTYLRTVGAVTAGGVLAGCVGGDDTNGDENGGDDGSAYGTLSTSVTDQPNDIGDFESLVVTIDGIWIKPSDDENGEDDPEEGTDDSEEPTADDSNDPESDDDEDDSDSDEGVEDDTEEDDGDDEDETDGDEDEENGDEDNGNGRRYIEFEEPQQADLVELQGDNTQLIDETDVEVGEYQFLQLNVSNTEGILVEDGSEADVDTPGNAPLKFNASFEIRSAERTRFIADFAPNRTGQGKYIIRPVASGVTVLYGDEEYEGGEESDDDSDGGSDDDGDGDDAGEEQADDGVDDAADEGENGDDEQ, via the coding sequence ATGGATCGAAGAACGTATTTACGGACTGTCGGTGCAGTAACCGCGGGCGGCGTTCTCGCTGGCTGTGTAGGTGGCGATGACACGAACGGCGACGAGAACGGTGGCGACGACGGATCGGCGTACGGAACGCTCTCAACGAGCGTGACGGATCAGCCGAACGATATCGGCGACTTCGAATCGCTCGTCGTGACGATCGACGGCATCTGGATCAAGCCCTCGGACGACGAGAACGGGGAAGACGACCCCGAAGAAGGGACGGACGATTCCGAGGAGCCGACTGCTGACGACTCGAACGACCCCGAATCGGATGACGACGAGGATGATTCGGACTCCGATGAGGGTGTCGAAGACGATACGGAAGAAGACGACGGTGACGACGAGGACGAAACTGACGGTGACGAGGACGAAGAAAACGGCGACGAGGACAACGGCAACGGTCGCCGCTACATCGAGTTCGAGGAGCCACAGCAAGCGGATCTCGTCGAGCTGCAGGGCGACAACACCCAGCTTATCGACGAAACCGACGTCGAGGTCGGCGAGTACCAGTTCCTTCAGTTGAACGTCAGCAACACGGAGGGTATTCTTGTGGAAGACGGCAGCGAGGCAGATGTCGATACGCCGGGCAACGCTCCGCTGAAGTTCAACGCGTCGTTCGAGATCCGCTCGGCGGAGCGAACGCGATTTATCGCCGACTTCGCACCGAACCGAACCGGCCAGGGGAAATACATCATCCGGCCGGTCGCAAGCGGGGTCACAGTCCTCTATGGTGACGAAGAGTACGAGGGTGGAGAAGAATCGGACGACGATTCTGATGGCGGATCGGACGACGACGGGGACGGAGACGACGCAGGCGAAGAGCAGGCGGACGACGGCGTAGACGACGCAGCAGACGAGGGCGAAAACGGGGACGACGAACAGTAG
- a CDS encoding (Fe-S)-binding protein, with translation MTFIAQSGGEPTRPTFYQIDLVGEVIFYYLAAVAIIIFLYGAYDRVQRYTRGDEDWFDRLDGIVGRMITAVKLVGSNRPLFDRDLYAGVMHTFILWGFLTLLMGTTILAIDMDIYRPLTGESFWVGDFYLSYQFVMDAMGLLFVVGVGMAMYSRYEVRKPRLWGKHTSLEDDLFIWTLFILGVGGFLLEALGILGRGFPGHETVSFVGYFIAVVLGAGGMTPEGAQAAYPVVWWLHAIHALAFVAAIPYAKPFHMLSSFANVVTRDEKSGARLPGVPADLDATNAESIDDFTWKEILDQDACTKCGRCSSVCPAKASGRPLDPRDVILDLKAYRESLDGDGDGGTKPIIADGGTSVIDSSTMESCMSCMACMDACPVEIEHLNSFTRMNRQLVDEGAVDSNMQDVFQDVMQKGNTFGEAQRDRADWADELAFEPTDAREQEVEYLWYVGDYPSFDERNKKVARSLARLFEEADVEWGILFDDEKYDGNDIRRIGEEFLYLELAGHHVETFEDCEFEQIVCTDPHSYNTFKNEYPEVDFEEFADDPMMPFEYDEQWNESGEIDVKHWTQVVEELVDAGRLDLAGDELDYTVTYHDPCHLGRYNDEYEAPRKLIRATGADLYEMPRSRKDSFCCGGGGGGLWMEFEEEVKPSEERLREALEDTEVGDAVEKFVVACPMCTTMFEDGRKTGDFEEDIEIVDVAELLIEAVETKE, from the coding sequence ATGACATTTATCGCGCAAAGCGGTGGGGAACCGACCCGCCCAACGTTCTACCAGATCGATCTCGTCGGCGAGGTGATCTTCTACTATCTCGCCGCCGTCGCGATCATTATTTTTCTGTACGGCGCGTACGATCGTGTACAGCGATACACGCGCGGCGATGAGGACTGGTTCGACCGACTGGATGGGATCGTCGGGCGGATGATCACAGCGGTGAAACTGGTCGGATCGAATCGGCCGCTGTTCGATCGAGATCTGTATGCCGGCGTGATGCACACGTTCATCCTCTGGGGGTTCCTGACGCTCCTGATGGGAACGACGATCCTCGCCATCGACATGGACATCTACCGACCGCTGACCGGCGAGTCGTTCTGGGTCGGCGACTTCTATCTCTCCTACCAGTTCGTGATGGACGCGATGGGGCTGCTGTTCGTCGTCGGCGTCGGGATGGCGATGTATAGCCGGTATGAAGTCCGAAAGCCCCGACTCTGGGGGAAACACACGAGTCTCGAAGACGATCTGTTCATCTGGACGCTCTTTATCCTCGGAGTCGGCGGATTTCTGCTCGAAGCCCTCGGTATTCTGGGGCGTGGGTTCCCCGGTCACGAGACCGTGAGCTTCGTCGGCTACTTCATTGCCGTCGTGCTGGGTGCGGGCGGGATGACGCCCGAGGGTGCACAGGCTGCCTATCCAGTGGTCTGGTGGCTCCACGCGATCCACGCGCTTGCCTTTGTCGCCGCCATTCCCTACGCCAAGCCGTTCCACATGCTCTCCTCGTTCGCAAACGTCGTGACCCGCGATGAGAAGTCGGGCGCGCGACTTCCCGGCGTCCCCGCCGATCTCGATGCTACCAACGCCGAGTCGATCGATGATTTCACCTGGAAGGAGATTCTCGATCAGGACGCCTGTACGAAGTGTGGTCGCTGTTCGTCGGTTTGTCCAGCGAAAGCGTCGGGGCGACCGCTCGATCCACGCGACGTGATTCTCGACCTGAAAGCCTACCGGGAGTCGCTCGATGGCGATGGAGACGGGGGGACGAAGCCGATTATTGCGGACGGTGGGACCTCGGTGATCGACAGCTCGACAATGGAGTCGTGTATGTCCTGCATGGCCTGCATGGACGCCTGTCCCGTCGAGATCGAACACCTGAACTCCTTTACTCGAATGAACCGCCAGCTCGTCGACGAGGGGGCTGTCGACTCGAACATGCAAGACGTCTTCCAGGACGTCATGCAGAAGGGCAACACGTTCGGCGAAGCCCAGCGCGACCGAGCGGACTGGGCCGACGAACTGGCGTTCGAGCCGACCGACGCGCGCGAACAGGAGGTCGAGTACCTCTGGTACGTCGGCGACTACCCGAGCTTCGACGAACGCAACAAGAAGGTCGCCCGCTCGCTCGCACGTCTCTTCGAGGAAGCCGACGTCGAGTGGGGAATACTCTTCGACGACGAAAAGTACGACGGCAACGACATCCGACGGATCGGCGAGGAGTTCCTCTACCTCGAACTGGCAGGGCATCACGTCGAAACGTTCGAGGACTGTGAGTTTGAGCAGATCGTCTGCACCGACCCGCATAGCTACAATACGTTCAAAAACGAGTATCCCGAGGTGGACTTCGAGGAGTTCGCGGACGATCCGATGATGCCCTTCGAGTACGACGAGCAGTGGAACGAGAGTGGAGAGATCGACGTGAAACACTGGACGCAGGTCGTCGAGGAGTTGGTCGATGCGGGTCGGCTCGACCTCGCTGGCGACGAACTGGACTACACCGTCACCTATCACGATCCCTGTCACCTCGGGCGGTACAACGACGAGTACGAAGCACCGCGAAAGTTGATCCGTGCCACCGGTGCGGACCTCTACGAGATGCCCCGCAGCCGGAAGGATTCGTTCTGCTGTGGCGGCGGCGGTGGCGGCCTCTGGATGGAGTTCGAGGAAGAGGTCAAGCCGAGCGAGGAACGGTTGCGGGAGGCGCTGGAGGATACAGAGGTCGGTGACGCGGTCGAAAAGTTCGTCGTCGCCTGCCCGATGTGTACGACGATGTTCGAAGACGGGCGGAAGACAGGAGACTTCGAGGAGGATATCGAAATCGTCGATGTTGCTGAGCTACTGATCGAAGCCGTCGAAACGAAGGAATAG
- a CDS encoding energy-coupling factor transporter transmembrane component T family protein: MLTYEPGTTVGHRLDARAKLGFQIAFAVAAFAHTTMSGMAVLSVLALAVLATARVSPLRALWSIRVPLVLLAFAPLLAAATLGPPWLDIGDGLVTALASYRVVLILLVSTAYVVTTAPRESRAAIQWAVPGRPGVVLGIGVSLIFRFLPVLQSDLRRIRDAIAARGGENASLRRRAELIGILGVSRTFRRANRLALAMQARCFSWNPTLPPLSATRLDVPVVALSSMLLLSPLL, from the coding sequence ATGTTGACCTACGAACCGGGGACGACGGTCGGCCACCGGCTGGACGCCCGCGCGAAACTCGGCTTTCAGATCGCTTTCGCTGTTGCCGCGTTCGCCCACACTACCATGTCGGGGATGGCCGTACTGTCCGTTCTGGCGCTTGCCGTTCTCGCTACCGCTCGCGTGTCACCGCTTCGGGCACTGTGGTCGATCCGGGTGCCACTCGTACTGCTGGCGTTTGCGCCGCTGCTAGCTGCCGCCACCCTCGGCCCGCCGTGGCTCGACATCGGGGATGGCCTCGTGACTGCCCTCGCGAGCTATCGAGTCGTCCTGATACTACTGGTCAGTACCGCATACGTGGTGACGACCGCACCGAGAGAGTCGCGGGCGGCGATTCAGTGGGCGGTGCCCGGACGCCCGGGCGTCGTTCTCGGGATCGGTGTCTCACTGATCTTCCGGTTCCTGCCGGTGCTCCAGTCCGATCTCCGGCGCATCCGCGACGCCATCGCCGCACGCGGTGGTGAGAACGCGAGTCTGCGGCGGCGTGCCGAACTGATCGGCATTCTCGGCGTTTCGCGAACGTTTCGGCGAGCAAATCGGCTGGCACTCGCAATGCAGGCCCGATGTTTCTCGTGGAACCCGACCCTGCCACCGCTTTCGGCGACTCGACTGGACGTCCCCGTTGTCGCGCTGAGTAGTATGCTTTTGCTGTCACCGCTGCTCTGA
- a CDS encoding energy-coupling factor ABC transporter ATP-binding protein → MIETTDLVFEYGDVRVLDGISLRIGDGEFVVLAGANGSGKTTLVRQFNGLLTPDAGKVTVDGTPVEDDLLRARQRVGMVFQSPRDQFVATTVGTDVAFGPENLGLDRDEIDRRVSEALDAVGMGGRGEERIDQLSGGEQERVAIAGALAMEPDHLVLDEPFTGLDEPARQSVLEKLAALGESGTGVVVVTHDLRDVLDLADRVVALVDGTVAVDTTPESVEAALDGIGIRIPAASNRR, encoded by the coding sequence ATGATAGAAACCACCGACCTCGTCTTCGAGTACGGGGACGTTCGAGTACTCGACGGGATTTCGCTCCGGATCGGCGACGGCGAGTTCGTCGTACTGGCGGGGGCGAACGGATCGGGCAAGACGACGCTGGTTCGTCAGTTCAACGGGCTCTTGACGCCTGATGCGGGCAAGGTGACGGTGGACGGAACGCCAGTCGAGGACGATTTGCTCCGTGCGCGCCAGCGCGTCGGGATGGTGTTTCAGTCCCCGCGCGACCAGTTTGTGGCCACAACGGTCGGGACAGACGTCGCATTCGGGCCGGAGAACCTCGGGCTAGATCGTGACGAGATCGATCGTCGGGTGAGCGAGGCGCTCGATGCGGTCGGGATGGGTGGCCGAGGCGAGGAGCGGATCGACCAGCTCTCCGGTGGCGAACAGGAGCGAGTCGCCATCGCCGGTGCGCTCGCGATGGAACCCGACCATCTGGTCCTCGACGAACCGTTTACCGGCCTCGACGAACCAGCGCGCCAGTCCGTACTGGAGAAGCTAGCGGCACTGGGTGAAAGCGGAACCGGCGTCGTCGTGGTCACCCACGACCTGCGGGACGTGCTCGACCTCGCCGACCGTGTGGTCGCGCTGGTCGACGGAACGGTCGCGGTCGATACCACCCCGGAATCGGTGGAAGCAGCGCTCGACGGCATCGGTATTCGGATACCAGCGGCATCGAACAGGCGGTGA
- a CDS encoding biotin transporter BioY: protein MNDTGQQVDLVDGEIVVGIAGAALMAALTGVLAYLALPYPWSPEPITLQILGIFLVGVFLGAKWGGLSMVLYLVAGGVGAPVFAHGQAGIGHLFGSSAGYLFSFPIAVVVIGLLAYGHTGMGDPSSLSHSRLIGSLVAGAAIIYALGIVGLMVVLELSLVEALIGGAVVFFPGEAAKIAAAVAIAQSGHVVDWPPQGIGQ from the coding sequence ATGAACGACACTGGACAACAGGTTGATCTCGTCGACGGCGAAATAGTCGTTGGGATCGCCGGCGCAGCACTGATGGCGGCGTTAACTGGCGTACTGGCGTATCTGGCGCTGCCGTACCCCTGGTCGCCTGAACCGATTACGCTACAGATCCTCGGCATCTTTCTCGTCGGAGTGTTCCTCGGCGCAAAGTGGGGCGGCCTCTCGATGGTACTATATCTCGTCGCCGGGGGCGTCGGTGCACCAGTCTTCGCACACGGGCAGGCGGGGATCGGCCATCTCTTTGGCTCCTCCGCGGGTTACCTGTTCTCGTTTCCGATCGCAGTCGTCGTGATCGGACTCCTGGCGTACGGGCATACCGGAATGGGCGATCCCTCGTCGCTGAGCCACTCCCGACTGATCGGCAGCCTCGTCGCCGGAGCTGCGATCATCTATGCACTCGGGATCGTCGGCCTGATGGTCGTCCTGGAACTGAGCCTCGTGGAAGCCCTGATCGGCGGTGCCGTCGTCTTCTTCCCCGGCGAGGCAGCCAAAATCGCCGCCGCGGTCGCTATCGCCCAGAGCGGGCACGTCGTGGACTGGCCGCCGCAGGGAATCGGGCAGTAG
- a CDS encoding conditioned medium-induced protein 4, whose product MDEKTEELRDIFIDVTDEETVTEAQEDTRGSITDVDNEAVRERIEGVIESMQERYEFETDLSDEQYCEIVDGFYADESDAEIARDIDESRTTVVRARLDLHLIHERDLDAPFDLDEFRRHLTEDPATADLSEEFDVSESTVRRYRRIIAAQNESRQANDRYRDELDSIIGEADLSTHMTGDVQEDGLDDATEGMETDVSF is encoded by the coding sequence ATGGACGAGAAGACCGAAGAGCTCCGTGATATCTTCATCGACGTGACCGACGAAGAGACCGTGACGGAGGCACAGGAAGACACCCGCGGATCGATCACCGATGTTGATAACGAGGCTGTCCGTGAACGTATCGAGGGCGTCATCGAGAGTATGCAGGAGCGCTACGAGTTCGAGACGGACCTCTCCGACGAGCAGTACTGCGAGATCGTCGACGGCTTCTACGCCGACGAATCGGACGCCGAGATTGCCCGCGACATCGACGAATCGCGTACGACAGTGGTTCGCGCTCGACTCGACCTCCACCTGATCCACGAGAGAGATCTGGATGCACCGTTCGACCTCGACGAATTCCGCCGCCACCTCACCGAGGATCCGGCGACGGCAGACCTCTCCGAGGAGTTCGATGTCAGCGAGTCGACCGTCCGGCGCTATCGTCGAATTATCGCCGCACAGAACGAATCCCGGCAGGCCAACGACAGGTATCGGGACGAACTTGACAGTATCATCGGCGAGGCCGATCTCTCGACACACATGACCGGTGACGTCCAGGAGGACGGCCTCGACGACGCCACGGAGGGAATGGAGACAGACGTCTCTTTCTAA
- a CDS encoding CRISPR-associated protein Cas4, which produces MALHAFSDLRRVAFCPRQLYYARRDEDRSPPPDVERRRALAYRYDELIDADNGTLSDLHIDISPLTFRRNLRRTRERIDRFDALVDPSHRDVLLTGRECRGVVHKCLDDPPVPSLVATGTPPKQGVWEPQSVHAVAAAKALAWERKRPVERAYVEYPTHGIVRSVSIDGRRKAQYRDAIRTVESLGTPPPRLQNDTKCSACEYSEQCGVETRTLRSLLGFG; this is translated from the coding sequence ATGGCTCTGCACGCCTTCAGCGACCTCCGGCGAGTCGCGTTCTGCCCGCGTCAACTATACTACGCACGGCGGGACGAGGACCGTTCGCCGCCACCCGACGTGGAGCGTCGCCGCGCTCTCGCGTACCGCTACGACGAGCTGATCGACGCCGACAATGGGACGCTATCCGATCTCCACATCGACATCTCGCCTCTCACCTTTCGCCGAAACCTCCGGCGAACTCGCGAGCGAATCGACCGCTTCGATGCCCTCGTCGATCCTTCTCACCGGGACGTCCTGCTGACCGGGCGGGAGTGTCGCGGGGTCGTCCACAAGTGCCTCGACGACCCGCCAGTCCCCTCGCTCGTCGCCACGGGAACGCCACCGAAACAGGGCGTCTGGGAGCCACAGTCGGTCCACGCCGTCGCGGCTGCCAAAGCCCTCGCGTGGGAACGGAAACGACCAGTCGAGCGCGCGTATGTCGAGTATCCGACTCACGGCATCGTCCGATCGGTGTCGATCGACGGCCGCCGGAAGGCACAGTACCGTGACGCGATCCGAACTGTCGAGTCACTCGGCACTCCACCGCCCCGCCTACAGAACGATACGAAGTGTTCCGCCTGTGAGTACAGCGAGCAGTGCGGCGTCGAGACGCGCACGCTTCGATCGCTGCTGGGATTCGGGTAG
- a CDS encoding L-threonylcarbamoyladenylate synthase, whose translation MTDLDRAAAAIRDGELVVYPTETVYGLAADALDPDAVERVFETKGREWSKPVSLGVPEVDTAAEYVDATERERAFMREFLPGPVTVLCERREMVPDVLTAGSDRVGVRVPDHDLALALLERTGPITATSANVSGRPSARRVAEVDTEIRDAASVVLDGGKTGGVESTVVDVESGEIHRRGALGNEIEAWLGEH comes from the coding sequence ATGACCGATCTCGACCGCGCAGCAGCTGCGATCCGGGACGGGGAGCTCGTCGTCTACCCTACAGAGACGGTGTACGGGCTGGCCGCGGACGCGCTGGATCCAGACGCCGTCGAGCGAGTGTTCGAAACGAAAGGCCGCGAGTGGTCAAAGCCGGTTTCACTGGGCGTCCCAGAAGTCGACACGGCAGCGGAATACGTGGATGCGACCGAGCGCGAGCGGGCGTTCATGCGCGAGTTTCTTCCCGGGCCGGTCACGGTCCTGTGTGAGCGTCGTGAGATGGTGCCGGATGTACTGACAGCGGGGAGTGATCGTGTCGGCGTTCGAGTGCCGGATCACGATCTGGCACTGGCCCTGCTGGAGCGAACCGGGCCGATCACCGCGACGAGCGCGAACGTGAGCGGTCGCCCGAGCGCCCGCCGCGTCGCGGAGGTCGACACCGAGATCAGGGACGCCGCGAGCGTCGTCCTCGACGGGGGGAAGACGGGCGGCGTCGAAAGCACTGTCGTCGACGTCGAAAGCGGGGAGATCCATCGCCGTGGCGCGCTGGGCAACGAGATCGAAGCGTGGCTGGGCGAGCACTGA
- a CDS encoding thioredoxin domain-containing protein, which produces MNTKQSRRRFMALTATGVAGAVAGCLGDEDGLAADGETVEELPTPVQGDPDADVTVAVYEDFSCPGCQGYKLSVYPEIKTEFIESDRIRYEHHDLPVVNETWSYQIPSAARAVQDTEDDEAFFAFAEAIYPYQDEYSFDTVESVAEEVGADGDIVRNAAEDLTYLPVIEASSDAGQDRGVNSTPTVIVNDELLTPQQGEDFYQEIASTIESAE; this is translated from the coding sequence ATGAACACGAAACAGTCGAGGCGACGGTTCATGGCACTCACAGCGACAGGAGTCGCCGGTGCAGTTGCGGGCTGTCTGGGCGACGAGGACGGCCTCGCTGCGGATGGGGAAACGGTCGAGGAGTTACCAACGCCGGTACAGGGCGATCCGGACGCGGACGTAACCGTAGCAGTCTACGAGGACTTCAGTTGTCCTGGCTGCCAAGGATATAAACTGTCCGTCTATCCGGAGATCAAAACGGAATTCATCGAGTCCGACCGGATCAGGTACGAACACCATGATCTACCGGTGGTTAACGAAACCTGGTCGTATCAGATCCCGAGCGCTGCCAGAGCGGTGCAGGATACCGAAGACGACGAGGCGTTCTTCGCGTTCGCAGAAGCGATCTATCCATATCAGGACGAGTACTCGTTCGACACCGTTGAATCGGTCGCCGAGGAAGTTGGTGCCGACGGTGACATCGTCCGTAACGCTGCGGAGGATCTGACCTACCTGCCGGTGATCGAAGCAAGTAGTGACGCAGGGCAGGATCGTGGTGTTAACTCGACGCCGACAGTTATAGTCAACGACGAGCTGCTGACACCGCAGCAAGGCGAGGACTTCTACCAGGAAATCGCAAGCACCATCGAATCGGCCGAGTAG
- the glmM gene encoding phosphoglucosamine mutase, translating to MEVFGSSGTRGIVNESLTPSFAMEVAQAAGSVWNDDRVGIARDTRVTGEMIADAVASGLASVGTDIDRLGVTPTPAAQAYAERAGIPVVIVTASHNPPEFNGIKLVGSDGVGLSVDELERIEEVFLADASDTTAWNEVGQSRRVETANDDYLDELLDVVDVDRIAGGNLTVALDPGHGAASLTSPQFFRALGCDVVTVNAQPDGHFPGRDPEPIPENLDDLGRLVRATDADLGIAHDGDGDRAVFFDETGEYMEGDATLAALVAAELDPDETTVSAVNVSQRLVDAVSAADAELELTPIGSTYIVSRIRELQKQGISVPIAGEGNGGLFFPRYRLARDGAFTAARFLELVASRNASEIVAPYSGYYNVRVNLTYEDRTERDAMLDAAAEWARDVDAELSTQDGIRLDYGDAWVLTRPSGTEPLIRLYAEAGSEQRAQELVDHVREALESGRQ from the coding sequence ATGGAAGTGTTCGGGTCGAGCGGAACGCGCGGGATCGTCAACGAGTCGTTGACGCCTTCGTTTGCGATGGAAGTCGCACAGGCCGCTGGATCGGTCTGGAACGACGATCGGGTCGGGATTGCCCGCGATACACGGGTTACCGGCGAGATGATCGCCGACGCGGTCGCCAGCGGACTGGCAAGCGTCGGGACCGACATCGACCGGCTCGGCGTCACGCCGACACCGGCGGCGCAGGCCTACGCTGAGCGAGCCGGTATTCCGGTCGTCATCGTCACCGCGTCGCACAACCCGCCGGAGTTCAATGGTATCAAACTCGTCGGCTCCGACGGTGTTGGCCTCTCGGTCGACGAACTCGAACGTATCGAGGAGGTGTTCTTGGCGGACGCCTCGGACACGACAGCATGGAACGAGGTCGGACAATCTAGACGTGTCGAGACGGCAAACGACGACTATCTCGACGAACTGCTCGATGTCGTCGATGTCGACCGGATCGCCGGGGGCAATCTAACTGTGGCGCTCGACCCTGGGCATGGTGCGGCCTCCCTCACGAGCCCCCAGTTCTTCCGTGCGCTCGGGTGTGACGTCGTGACAGTCAACGCCCAGCCAGATGGGCACTTTCCGGGCCGTGATCCCGAACCGATCCCCGAGAACCTCGACGATCTCGGGAGACTCGTCCGGGCGACCGACGCTGATCTGGGGATCGCCCACGACGGCGACGGCGACCGTGCGGTCTTCTTCGACGAGACCGGCGAGTACATGGAGGGGGACGCGACACTGGCTGCGCTGGTCGCCGCCGAACTCGATCCGGACGAGACGACGGTCTCCGCGGTCAACGTCTCCCAGCGGCTCGTCGATGCAGTATCTGCGGCCGACGCCGAACTCGAACTGACGCCGATCGGCAGTACGTATATCGTCAGTCGGATCCGCGAACTCCAGAAACAGGGCATCTCCGTTCCGATCGCGGGCGAGGGGAATGGTGGGCTCTTCTTCCCGCGATATCGGCTCGCCCGTGACGGCGCGTTCACCGCCGCGCGGTTTCTCGAACTCGTCGCCAGCCGCAACGCCAGCGAGATCGTCGCACCGTACTCGGGCTATTACAACGTCCGCGTCAACCTCACGTACGAGGACCGAACCGAGCGCGACGCGATGCTCGATGCCGCAGCCGAGTGGGCCAGAGATGTGGACGCCGAGCTTTCGACACAGGACGGCATCAGACTCGACTACGGGGACGCATGGGTTCTCACCAGGCCAAGCGGAACGGAACCGTTGATCCGACTGTATGCGGAAGCAGGTAGCGAGCAACGAGCACAGGAGCTGGTCGACCACGTCCGGGAGGCCCTCGAAAGCGGTCGGCAGTGA
- a CDS encoding DUF7118 family protein yields the protein MNEHTAKEFESVDALDDAHDELHRLREELERIGESEVEQAVDAYRDAHRILDRYADDATGTGDFKSYVQFRGQYSTFVENLPDGLPRRDVFEESLDIVDKRRLNEGDFARARERLDGVTDLVELIENRNEAQEEYHEARLDAVDRINQIEEEIVEVERTLELGKADLDAPVERLREPIERYNEGVREAFREYRSETSARDFLEFVERTKQFPLVPLPRPPEELLEYVKDSPDGTESVPTLLEYADYSHSKLVHYADDADALKRKIATQRTYLDRLDAEPLTLVWPPEPAETVRWRADELRRVVGRFAPDSTVAALREVQRLTRDEASFERLRNAAVAVDELNERTRERLASGGVKRELEQLRTEKETLQKRLDALPET from the coding sequence ATGAACGAACACACCGCCAAGGAGTTCGAGTCGGTCGACGCGCTCGACGACGCCCACGACGAGCTACACCGGCTTCGCGAGGAGCTAGAGAGAATCGGAGAGAGCGAGGTCGAGCAAGCCGTCGACGCATATCGGGACGCACACCGGATCCTCGACCGGTACGCCGACGACGCGACCGGCACGGGTGATTTCAAATCCTACGTCCAGTTTCGGGGCCAGTACTCCACGTTCGTCGAGAACCTGCCGGACGGGCTCCCGCGACGGGACGTGTTCGAGGAGTCGCTCGATATCGTCGACAAGCGACGGCTCAACGAGGGTGATTTTGCCCGCGCACGGGAGCGACTGGACGGCGTCACCGATCTCGTAGAGCTAATCGAGAACCGGAACGAGGCCCAGGAGGAGTATCATGAGGCACGCCTCGATGCAGTCGATCGGATCAATCAGATCGAGGAGGAAATAGTGGAGGTCGAGCGGACGCTGGAACTGGGTAAAGCGGATCTGGACGCGCCGGTCGAACGTCTCCGCGAGCCGATCGAACGCTACAACGAGGGAGTTCGTGAGGCGTTTCGCGAATACCGAAGCGAGACGAGTGCTCGCGATTTTCTAGAGTTCGTCGAGCGGACGAAGCAGTTCCCGCTCGTGCCGCTGCCGCGACCGCCCGAGGAGTTGCTGGAGTACGTCAAGGACAGTCCCGACGGGACCGAGTCGGTGCCGACCCTGCTGGAGTACGCCGACTACTCACACTCTAAACTCGTCCACTACGCCGACGACGCCGACGCGCTCAAACGGAAGATCGCCACACAGCGGACCTATCTGGATCGGCTCGATGCCGAACCGCTGACGCTCGTGTGGCCGCCCGAACCGGCCGAGACTGTCCGCTGGCGAGCCGACGAGCTGCGCCGCGTCGTCGGGCGGTTCGCACCCGATTCGACGGTCGCAGCGCTCCGCGAAGTCCAGCGACTGACGCGGGACGAGGCGTCGTTCGAGCGCCTGCGCAACGCGGCGGTCGCGGTCGACGAACTCAACGAGCGGACCCGTGAGCGACTCGCGTCGGGGGGAGTCAAGCGGGAACTCGAACAGCTCCGAACGGAAAAAGAGACACTACAGAAACGACTCGACGCTCTACCGGAGACCTGA
- the hisI gene encoding phosphoribosyl-AMP cyclohydrolase has translation MSETRADVELDFGDDGLIPAVAQDADTGEILMLAYATREAVDRTRETDRAHYYSRSRDELWEKGASSGHVQHVEEILVDCDGDAIVYRIQQEGGACHTGYDSCFHRTIDGEIVGEKVFDPDSVYE, from the coding sequence ATGAGCGAGACACGTGCGGACGTCGAGCTTGATTTCGGCGACGACGGGCTGATCCCGGCGGTGGCACAGGACGCCGACACCGGCGAGATCCTGATGCTCGCCTACGCCACCCGCGAGGCCGTCGATCGGACACGTGAAACCGACCGCGCCCATTATTATTCGCGGAGTCGCGACGAACTCTGGGAGAAAGGCGCATCTAGTGGCCACGTCCAGCACGTCGAGGAGATCCTCGTCGACTGTGATGGCGACGCCATCGTCTACCGGATCCAACAGGAGGGCGGGGCCTGTCACACCGGCTACGACTCCTGTTTCCACCGGACCATCGACGGCGAGATCGTCGGCGAAAAGGTGTTCGATCCCGACAGTGTCTACGAGTAA